The Alistipes finegoldii DSM 17242 DNA segment CGATGCGTGGGCCGTCGGGGCGACGCCCGACTATGCCGTCGGCGTCTGGGTGGGCAACTGTTCGGGCGAAGGCCGTCCGCTGATGACCGGGGTGGGGTATGCCGCGCCGCTGCTCTTCGACGTATTCGGGCTGCTGCCCGGCGGGGAGTGGTTCGCGGAGCCTCACGGCGATCTGGAAGCGGCCGTCGTCTGCCGGCAGAGCGGCTGTCTGGCTTCGCACATATGTCCCGACCGCGATACGCTGATGATTCCCCGCACGGCTGCCGCCGGCGAAGTCTGTCCCTACCACCGGATCGTGAATCTGAGCCGCGACCTCCGCTACCGGGTGACCGCGGACTGTTACGACCCGGCGCAGATCGTCCGGATGCCGATGTTTATCCTGCCGCCCGCGCAGGAGTGGTATTACAGGAAGCAGCATCCCGACTACCGTCCGCTGCCGCCTTTGCATCCGGGACTTTCGGGCAGCGGGGCGGGCGGCAATCCGATCGACATCGTCTATCCCCAGCCGGGGCGCGTGCTGGTGGCGCCCAAATCGCTCGAAGGCGAGGCGCAGAGTCTGGTCTTCACGGCCATACACCGCGACCGCAACGCCGTGTTATACTGGCATATCGACGACAATTATATCGGTGCGACGACCCTCGAACACAAGATATCCGTCCGTCCCGCTCCCGGTGCGCACCGGCTGACCGTTATCGACGAACACGGGGCGCGGCAAAGCGTCTCGTTCAGCTGCCGCTGACCGCAGCCTGTGGCTTCTTGCGGGTGCGGAGGGGCTTTGCGCTGGGTGCCGCGCAGTGCTTTCCGGGGGCCGAAGCCGGTTTTCCCGGAGGGTTTGTACTTCGGCGGACGGTAATGGGAGGGCCGGCCGTTATTGCCGGGATCGCTTGGGAATGGATCGAGGCCGTTTGCGAATTTGATGTGGTGTCGGTTAAACAAGAAGCCGGACTTAAAAAAGTCCGGCTTCCTTGTGTTTGCAATCCCCGTCAGCGGATCACACGGTATGCGGGCCGTGCGCTGACCGTGCGGCGGTGCTTGGCGGCCGAGTTCAGGTCGGGCTGGTCCACCGTTCCCTTGGTGTGGACCTCGACGATCTCCGGCTCGGTCGTGATTCTGCCGTCGGCGGAGCATCCGTACGCGAAGACGATGTAGGCCGATGCGGCTTTCAGGCTTACGACGTTGTAAGCCGCGTCGCCCGTGTAGAAGCAGTCGTCGTCCCCGATCGTCTGTCCCGCTTCCAGTCCCTGCATGCGCCAGTAGAGGTCGTAGGGCGGATATTGCCGCGGCGTGGCGAAATTGTCGCGGTAGGTGTCCCGCTCGTCGATGAACGTGATGTAGCTCGTGTTTTTGTCCGAAGGGATCACCTTGATCGCGAGATCCTGCTTGTCCACGGTTACGTCGATGGTGAAGGTGCACGCTTCGGTCGGCGTGAAGGCTTTGGTATGGAAAAGCTTGCGCGAGACGCGGCTGTTCGAGAATTCGCCGTTTTCGTTGCAGCCGAACGCCACGGCGTAATAATCGGTATTGGCTTCCAGCGGGTAAATGTCCTCCGAGATATAGAGCGGATCGCGCCGCATGAATCCCGGCGAGGAGAATGCGAGGTCGCCCGTTGCGGTGAAGTCGCTCCAGAGCAGGATGCCGTCGCTCAGCTCGCCGTAATAGGGCCACAGGTAGCGGTCGTCGATATAGGTCTGTGCGAAATCGGCGTCGTCATAGGCCATGTCGAAAGTCGATTTCTTGACGAACGTGCAGAAGTAGGGCAGGTCGTCCGAAGGATGGACGGCGCACTTCGCCCCGTACCACGAAATGTCGGAGAGGGTCATCAGATAGGCGGTGTTGATGATTTCGGGGGCTTTGGTGCTGAAGGGAACCCGCATGAGCGGCGTGACGATGTCGAGCGTCTTGGCCGTCAGGTCGTATTTTACGCCGACCACCGAGAGGTCGTAGCTCTCGCCGGGCGTCAGGCCGCTGTATCTGTAGTCGGTTTTGGCGCCTTTGAAGAAGTAATCCACATATTCCGGTCCGTCGACGATGTCGGCTTTGAAACGCTTCTGGAGCTGGGTGATACATGCCTCGTCGCTCTTGGCCGGATCGTAGGGATAGACGTAATAGGACATTTCGGGATCTTTCGGCGTGATGGCGGCCCTGACGCGGGTGTCCCCGACTTCGGTGATTTCGAGCGTGAAGTTGTCGCCTTCGGTTACGCCCGTGTAATCCTTGTCGATCTTGACCTTCATCTTTACCAGCGAGCTGCGGTCGTTGTCGCCGAAGTAGATGACGGCGATTTCGCCTTCCGTTTCGCAGACGGCCTCTTCGGCGGGGGCTTTGATCGTAAGCACCTCGTCGGCGTACGAAACGACCCAGCCGGTGGGCTTGGTCAGCACGACGTCGTTCACGCCCACGCTTTCGGTCTCATAGGTTTTGTTCTCGCCGTAGGCGTAGGTGCCAAGCGCCGGGGCCATTTTGACGAGCAGGTAGAAATCCGAACGCATGGCTACGGTGATCGTCGTGCCGTCCATGAGCGTGAAATAGGCGTATGCGCCGTCCTGCGTCACCTCCTTGAAGAACGAGTCGCTCACGCCGCCCTGACCCAGCGCCGAAACCGGCTGGTCCTTGTCGTCGGTGATGTAGTTCCACGTCGCGCCCTTGTCGCAGCTGATGATCCAGAATCCCTTGTCGTCGATCTTCAGCAGGGGCACGACGGCGGCGGCCGTGACGGGGATCTTTTTGCCGTCGGCCAGCAGCCATTCAGGCTCTCCCCCTCCCGATGTCAGGGTCCAGTAGTAGATCTCGTCCGTATCCTTCGCAACGCCGATTACGGGTGCCGCGGCGCCGTCTTTTCCGTCGGTGATCGTGATTTTGGTGTTTTCGGGGTCGGTGAAGTAGATCGTGTAGGAGCCGTCGGCGTTGGTTTCGACCTTCGAGACGTAGACCTTTTCGTTGAGTTTTTCGATCAGCGTCTGCATGGCCGAAACGTCGGAGTTGAGTTTGGCGACGGCGGTTTCGAGCGCTTCGACGCGTTTTTTGATGTCGTTCACGCTGTTCCACAGGTCGGTGTCGTCGTAGTCGCTGCATGCGGCGGCGAACGTCAGCAGGAGCGCGAGGCTCCAAAGGGCGAATTTTTTCATCATGATTTTGAGGTTAGGATAAATAAGTGACGGCCCTGCATTGTCGGTTGCAGGGACGCGGGAATTGCATGAGGGGCGCGGCAGGAATTTGCAGCCGGAGACCGCAGCCGCCGTTCCGCGGGCGGACGGGATTCATCGATGGACGGGACTTTCGGAGTTAGGTGACTTAACAAAGGTAGCAAAAAATCCGTACATTGTACGAATCGGCCGATTTTTGATCTTTTTTACACCCGATACTTTTGCCGGATCTCCGGTGGTATTGACATTACGCCCGGCCGAATTTCGGCCGGGCGTAATGAATGTTCCGTGACTTTCTGCCGCTCGTGTCTGGACGGCGGAAATTGCAGGGACTTATTGGTTCCTGAACAGGCTGCGGCCGTTGCGTATCGTTTCGGCTTCGCCGTTGCAGGGGATGATCGTGAACCGGCAGGCGTAGTGTTTCTCCAGCAGCCGGTACTGATCCGAAGGCCGGGCCTTGAGACTCCAAGTGTCCGTGCCGCCGACACCGGTCTGCGTACGGTCGATATTGACGGTCAGAGCATCGGCCAAAGGTTCGACTTCGTTGCTGTGGCGCGCCTTGTCCAGACTCTCCTGCGTGCAATTCCATACCGATACGCTCAGCGGTTCGGCCCCGACGAACTGAACGCCCCGGCCGTCGGAAGCTGTCAGCGAGAGCCAGCGGACGTCGCAGCGGTTGCCGTTTTCCTGAGGGGTGATGTAACTGTGCATGAATTTTTCGGGCGTGCTGCGGTAAAGTCCCAGAAAGGCGCCTTCGCAGCGGTCCGAATAGTTTTCCTGCGGACCTTTTCCGAAATAGGCGATTCGCTCTAGCGTGTTGGGGACGCAGGTTTGCAGTCCGACGCGCAGCGGCTCCGGCATCCGGTCGGAGATGTCGAGCTTGTAATCCACGGCCAAGGCCCCTGCGCCGTCGAGGGTATAGGTCAGCGTCAGCCGGACGCTGTCGGGTATCGCCTTCTCGACGGTGACCGAACCCGCCGATTCGTCGATTCGTACGGAGACGGTCTGCAATCTTTCGGGGGCTTCTTTCCAGCATCCTGCGATTTTCCCGACGCGCCAGCCGCGCCAGTCGTTGTCGGTGGAGGCGCGCCAGAAATTGGGGCGCAGCGGGGCGCTTATCAGTTTGCATCCGCGCACCGAGTGCGAGACGACGTACCCGCTGCGGCGGTCGATCTCGGTGCGGGAGCCGGCGGCGCTCAGCACGATGAACTCGTCATCCTGCGCGACGCTTGCCCTGCCTTTGGGCGCACTCCGGACCGGCTCTTTGTAAACGGGCAGTGCAAACTGCTCCTCGGCGGCTGCGTATCCGGCTTCGGCGTACGGCGTACGGCGCTTTTCGCGGGCCTGCACCCGGAGCAGGTATTCGGCGCCGGGTTCCGGTTTGAAGAGCCGGAATGCGATCGCGGCTTCGGAGCGGCAGCCGGCGGCGGTCGGCGGCACCTCGAAACTGCCGTGCTGGAGCACGCCCTTGTCGGTCGAGATTTCCCATGTGAAGTCATAGCGTTCGGTCCCGGCGAAGAAATTGCGGTTGCGGACTGCGATCTTTCCGGCCGCAAGGTCCGAAGCCGTGAACTCGACGGGCTGGAAGACATATTTGCACTCCAGTGCGGCGGGTTTCAGCGTACGGTCGGGATTGACGATGCCGTTGCAGCAGAAAGCGGCGTCGTTATGTTCTCCGGCCGGTTCGAAATCGCCGCCGTAGGCCCAGTAGGTGCGTCCCTGCGCGTCTTTTTTCACCAGTCCCTGTTCCACCCAGTCCCAGATGTGTCCGCCCAGCAGTCCGGCGTGTGTCCGGATGAGTTTCCAGTAGTCGTTCAGTCCGCCGGTGGAGTTGCCCATCGAATGGGCGTATTCGCACATCATCACGGGGCGGTCGAGCATCGGGTTGAGGGCCATCTGTTCGAGCTGCGCGGCGGTCGGATACATGCGGCTGAGGACATCGACATAGGCAGGGTCGGTGGGGTTGCCGCCGTTTTGCGGCTTCTTGACCTGTCCGGCGGCGGGCTGGTTGTCCGCAGCCATTACGCTGGTAAAGGCTGCGGCCGAAGTCCGTTTCAGCGGAACGTAAAGCGGGTGCATAGGCTGTCCCTGCGCTCCTTCGTAATGGATCAGGCGGGTCGGGTCGTAATCTTTGGCCCAGCCTGCCGCAGCCGCGTGCGCCGGGCCGCAGCCGGATTCGTTGCCCAGCGACCACATGATGACCGACGGGTGGTTGCGGTCGCGGATGACCATCCGGCTTACGCGTTCGAGAAAAGGCGTAATCCATTGCGGATCGTTCGAGAGCAGGCCGCCTTTGCCGTGCGTTTCGATGTTGGCTTCATCGACGACATAAAGGCCGTAACGGTCGCAGAGTTCGTAGAAATAGGGGTCGTTGGGGTAGTGCGACGTGCGTACGGAGTTGATGTTGAGCCGTTTCATAAGGCGGACGTCCTCCTCCATCGATTCGCGCGAAACGGTTTTGCCGCCATATTGGTCATGGTCGTGCCGGTTCACGCCGCAGAGCTTTACCGGCACGCCGTTGACGAGCATTTCGCGGCCGCGCAGGCGGACGTCGCGGAATCCGACCTTGCAGCTGCGGGCTTCGGCGAGTTTTCCGGCGGCGTCGCGGAGAGTCAGCACCAGCGTGTAGAGTGCGGGATTCTCGGCGCTCCACTTTTCGGGTGCGGTGATACGCTCTTCCAGCAGGGCGAAATAGACGTTGTCGCGCTGGGGATAGGCTTCCGCAAGAATCTCTTCGACGGGCAGCGTCAGTTCACGCCCGGAAGGGGTTCCGTCGGGTGCGTAAAGCCGTGCGCCGAGTTGCCAGCCTGCGGCGGAGGCCCCTTCGCGCAAATCTATTGCCGGACGGATTTGCAGCAGCGCGTCGCGCATGTCGGCGTCGAAGATCGTCCTGACGCCGAAATCGCCGATCGCGGCATCGGGCTTGGCCGAGAGGAAGACCTCCCGGTGAATGCCCGCCATGCGCCAGTGGTCGGCGTCTTCGAGATAGCTTCCGTCGGTCCATTTGAATACTTGGACGGCCAGTCTGTTCTCTCCCGGCTGTAAAAGTCCGGTGATGTCGAATTCGCTGGGCAGGCAGCTGTCTTCCGCATATCCGGCCAAGGCGCCGTTTACCCAGACGTAGAATCCGGAATAGACTCCCCCGAAGTGCAGGGTCACACGGTTGCCGCTCCACGCTTCCGGCACCGAAAAGGTGCGGACGTAACAGCCCGTGGGATTGTCGCGCGTGATGTAGGGCGGCTTGAATTCGAAGGGATAGACGACGTTGGTATAGATCGGGTAGCCGTAGCCCTGCATCTCCCAGCACGAAGGGACGGGTATTTCGTCCCAGCCGGTCAGGTCGGCTCCGGGGAGCCAGAAATCCGCGGGGCTTCGGGAGACGTCTTCGGCGAAACGGAATTTCCACATGCCGTCGAGCGATTGGATGCGCGACAGCGTGCGGTCGCCCGCAAGGGCGTCCTGTTCGGAGCTGTAAGAGTAGGAGGTGGCTCGTGCGGGAAGCCTTCGCAGGGCGTTGACGAATTGGTCGGCCGGAGCGTTCCGT contains these protein-coding regions:
- a CDS encoding PL29 family lyase N-terminal domain-containing protein, which produces MMKKFALWSLALLLTFAAACSDYDDTDLWNSVNDIKKRVEALETAVAKLNSDVSAMQTLIEKLNEKVYVSKVETNADGSYTIYFTDPENTKITITDGKDGAAAPVIGVAKDTDEIYYWTLTSGGGEPEWLLADGKKIPVTAAAVVPLLKIDDKGFWIISCDKGATWNYITDDKDQPVSALGQGGVSDSFFKEVTQDGAYAYFTLMDGTTITVAMRSDFYLLVKMAPALGTYAYGENKTYETESVGVNDVVLTKPTGWVVSYADEVLTIKAPAEEAVCETEGEIAVIYFGDNDRSSLVKMKVKIDKDYTGVTEGDNFTLEITEVGDTRVRAAITPKDPEMSYYVYPYDPAKSDEACITQLQKRFKADIVDGPEYVDYFFKGAKTDYRYSGLTPGESYDLSVVGVKYDLTAKTLDIVTPLMRVPFSTKAPEIINTAYLMTLSDISWYGAKCAVHPSDDLPYFCTFVKKSTFDMAYDDADFAQTYIDDRYLWPYYGELSDGILLWSDFTATGDLAFSSPGFMRRDPLYISEDIYPLEANTDYYAVAFGCNENGEFSNSRVSRKLFHTKAFTPTEACTFTIDVTVDKQDLAIKVIPSDKNTSYITFIDERDTYRDNFATPRQYPPYDLYWRMQGLEAGQTIGDDDCFYTGDAAYNVVSLKAASAYIVFAYGCSADGRITTEPEIVEVHTKGTVDQPDLNSAAKHRRTVSARPAYRVIR
- a CDS encoding glycoside hydrolase family 2 TIM barrel-domain containing protein — its product is MNRLLAILLCGTTLCTAAAASERNAPADQFVNALRRLPARATSYSYSSEQDALAGDRTLSRIQSLDGMWKFRFAEDVSRSPADFWLPGADLTGWDEIPVPSCWEMQGYGYPIYTNVVYPFEFKPPYITRDNPTGCYVRTFSVPEAWSGNRVTLHFGGVYSGFYVWVNGALAGYAEDSCLPSEFDITGLLQPGENRLAVQVFKWTDGSYLEDADHWRMAGIHREVFLSAKPDAAIGDFGVRTIFDADMRDALLQIRPAIDLREGASAAGWQLGARLYAPDGTPSGRELTLPVEEILAEAYPQRDNVYFALLEERITAPEKWSAENPALYTLVLTLRDAAGKLAEARSCKVGFRDVRLRGREMLVNGVPVKLCGVNRHDHDQYGGKTVSRESMEEDVRLMKRLNINSVRTSHYPNDPYFYELCDRYGLYVVDEANIETHGKGGLLSNDPQWITPFLERVSRMVIRDRNHPSVIMWSLGNESGCGPAHAAAAGWAKDYDPTRLIHYEGAQGQPMHPLYVPLKRTSAAAFTSVMAADNQPAAGQVKKPQNGGNPTDPAYVDVLSRMYPTAAQLEQMALNPMLDRPVMMCEYAHSMGNSTGGLNDYWKLIRTHAGLLGGHIWDWVEQGLVKKDAQGRTYWAYGGDFEPAGEHNDAAFCCNGIVNPDRTLKPAALECKYVFQPVEFTASDLAAGKIAVRNRNFFAGTERYDFTWEISTDKGVLQHGSFEVPPTAAGCRSEAAIAFRLFKPEPGAEYLLRVQAREKRRTPYAEAGYAAAEEQFALPVYKEPVRSAPKGRASVAQDDEFIVLSAAGSRTEIDRRSGYVVSHSVRGCKLISAPLRPNFWRASTDNDWRGWRVGKIAGCWKEAPERLQTVSVRIDESAGSVTVEKAIPDSVRLTLTYTLDGAGALAVDYKLDISDRMPEPLRVGLQTCVPNTLERIAYFGKGPQENYSDRCEGAFLGLYRSTPEKFMHSYITPQENGNRCDVRWLSLTASDGRGVQFVGAEPLSVSVWNCTQESLDKARHSNEVEPLADALTVNIDRTQTGVGGTDTWSLKARPSDQYRLLEKHYACRFTIIPCNGEAETIRNGRSLFRNQ